The nucleotide window CCAGCCTCCGCGTGCGGATGCAGCCGCAGATCGATGCCGGGGGACGAAACGGACACCAGCGCTTTGACAACTTCCTCACCTGAGGCCGGATAGTGCAGATCCACCGGATGGGCGACGCCGTCCAGCGCCATGCGCGACAGCACGCCGGGCAGGCCATAGCAGTGGTCTCCGTGGACGTGGGTAAGGCAGATGCGCGTGATCTGCCCCGCGGATACGCCGGCATAGATCATCTGCCGCTGCGTGCCCTCCCCCGGATCGAACAGCAGTCCCTCGCCGTCCCAGCGCAGCAGGTACCCGTTGTGGTTGCGGGTCCGCGTGGGAACCTGCGAGCCAGTGCCGAAGACAACGAATTCACGCATGGAACAGAGTGTGCCACTTATCCGTGGCCTGCTGGCAGCTACTGCGCGAGACGGTTGCGGACGATCTCGCTGACGGCCTTGCCGTCGAAGCGGCCAGCGACCTTGGCGGTGACCGGCTTCATGACCACACCCATCTGTCGCATCGAGAGCTCGGCGCCGTCGGCCTTGAGCCCGGCTATTACCCCGTCCACGATGGCCTCCACGTCCGTTGCCGTGAGCGGCTCCGGCAGGTAGGCCTCGATAATCTCCGCTTCGGCAATCTCGGCGGCAGCGCGGCCGTCTTCTCCCGCCTCGGTGTAGGTGTTGGCGGTGTCGCGTCGCTTGGCTGCTTCCTTCTGCAGGAGGGCAGTCACCTGGGCATCGTCCAGTTCCATCGGCGTCTTGCCTGACTTCTCACGCGTGGCAATTTCTCCCAGGACGTTGCGCACGGTGGTCAAGGCAACCTTGTTGCCTGCCTTCATATGTACGACGACGTCGGCCTTGAGCTGTTCTTTGAGCGTGGTCATAGTGTTCCTCGTTCCGATAGCCGAATATGCCTGCCTCCACAATATGTCTTACGCATGCTCAAGATTTGCGGGCTGCCAGCGGTAGTGCCGCTGTCTGCGCCCAGTGCACAAAGTCCTGGTGCGCGAAGAAGCCCCGGCCAATGAACTGCGGCCGGGGCTTCTTCTAACTACTCGGAGGAGATGTCCTAAACCGCCGAAACGATCCAGATGATCAAGGCAATGGCTGCCAGGACGCCTACGATGGTCCAAATAAGACTGCTTCCACGCATGTTGCTTCCTCCATTCTGTTTGTACTCCCCATTATTTGCACAGGAGAAACGTTTTAAGGGGCGAACAGCAATATTCATCTGGTGGTGTGCCTCACGGAGCCGGAACTGGCGCTGGCTCAACTCGCGCAGCTCAGGTCCAATCAGTCCGTATGTCAGGCGAGTGGCCATGGAGCCGAGGGACCTGAACGAGACCAAACGACTCCTGGACCGAACGGTGTTGCGTGATGTTGACCGCAAAGAGCTTGACCGGATCGTCGGCCGGTTGCAGGAACAGCATGCTGTTCCTGCATGAGCTCGCGTCAATTTACGACACCCACCAAGGCAGAAATCGGAAGGATCACCTCCCTCTTCACCGAGCGTTCCCTTCGGCAAACCACCGACGCGATATTGAGCACCTCACCGCGCAGCGCGACCAATACCTGGGTTCTTCACCGTTACATGACCGGAGAGGAGACGATGGATAGCGGCGTTGGAGTCAAGCAGCCGGCTTCAGCGCTCCAGGGACCGCTCCTGGCGCACACGGGGTGAGCCTGCACATCGATAATAGGGCCGTTCAACGCGATGAAACGGCACAGTGCGGCCTCACGCTGATGCTTCTAGCCAGCCCTAGGAGTGGATGAACGCAAGTATGCCGGCTGCGGTTCTGGGTGCCATGCACGGCAGTACCGGAACGACTGCAAGTAGCCCTACCTGTGACGAAGTGCCGGCAATATTGTCCGGTCCCGGTATTGCCTGCAGGCGCTGACAGGTTCCTACTGGTGGGAGGAGCCCTGACCACCGATATAGCTTGCCGCGAGGCGACGTTGACCCCCGAAAATGGCGCCCGGATAGGCAGCGGCAGGCGAGGCTCCGGCTAATAAACCATTGGAGGCAACTATGTTTGCTCGAGTCAGCACTTACCGAGGCAGCCAGGACGGTTCCAGCGGCCCAGCTCAGGATCTCGTCAGGCGGGTGCTGGAAATCCCGGGCTGCCGGGGCTTTTATTTCATGAATGGGAAGGGGAGCGGTAAGTCTTTATCCATCGCGCTGTACGACACAGAGGAGAACCTGGCTGCAAGTAAGGAAATGGCGAACAGCCTTCGCTCCGAGGCAAGCAGTTCCCTGAAGCTGGAGATTCTCGACGTCGAAGAGTACGAAGTCGTCACTCATGAGCTCAACGGCTGAACACATTCATTCAGCCGATCGGATGCGGCACAGCACTACACGGAAAGCGACGGAGAGGAATCCTTTCCGCCGCTTTCCATTATGTTGAAGCACTCACTTATGCTTGGCTAGTTCATGCTCACAACCGCATGCACCGGAATCAAAAGCTATCCCGCAGATGGCGTTACCGTAGTGCCATGACAATGCGATTTCAGAACGGCCATCGAGGCAAAGTGCGGGGTTGCCTCCAGCAAGAGGCAAAAATCCCCGTCAATAGTGGAGCTTAGGGGAATCGAACCCCTGACCTTTTCATTGCGAACGAAACGCTCTACCAACTGAGCTAAAGCCCCGTGCCACTGCGTTCGATCATATGGCGGCTGGCGGCTTTGGAACAAGCTGAGGCGTTAAAAACCTTTACGCGACGGCATCACACAGCCGGCAATAACGAATCGGGAGCACTTCTCCCGCAGCCATGCCGACACCGCA belongs to Arthrobacter crystallopoietes and includes:
- a CDS encoding GatB/YqeY domain-containing protein, whose product is MTTLKEQLKADVVVHMKAGNKVALTTVRNVLGEIATREKSGKTPMELDDAQVTALLQKEAAKRRDTANTYTEAGEDGRAAAEIAEAEIIEAYLPEPLTATDVEAIVDGVIAGLKADGAELSMRQMGVVMKPVTAKVAGRFDGKAVSEIVRNRLAQ